Proteins from a single region of Hordeum vulgare subsp. vulgare chromosome 6H, MorexV3_pseudomolecules_assembly, whole genome shotgun sequence:
- the LOC123402444 gene encoding arabinogalactan protein 23-like: MAAPALPSFLRQSNKDNPQSISQSTSSSPPFFSGSGALVRAFVRDHHLDQEEMEMKKIACAVLVAASATVALAADAPAPAPGAAAAGSAAAAVPAVGAVLGATVLSFFAYYLQ; encoded by the coding sequence ATGGCGGCCCCCGCCCTCCCGTCCTTTCTCAGGCAAAGCAACAAGGACAACCCACAGAGCATCAGCCAGAGCACTTCTTCCTCCCCTCCGTTCTTCTCCGGCTCCGGTGCTCTCGTACGCGCGTTCGTCCGAGACCACCACCTCGACCAAGAAGAGATGGAGATGAAGAAGATCGCCTGCGCCGTCCTTGTCGCCGCCTCTGCCACCGTGGCCCTCGCCGCCGACGCCCCGGCCCCGGCCCCCGGCGCCGCTGCCgctggctccgccgccgccgccgtcccggCCGTCGGTGCCGTGCTCGGGGCCACCGTGCTCTCCTTCTTCGCCTACTACCTGCAGTAA